Proteins found in one Fulvitalea axinellae genomic segment:
- a CDS encoding helix-turn-helix transcriptional regulator: MEQSINCRFKELLRVLNMNKMQFSKLTGVSYTTVANLFNERQSKPSFDSLVMILKRIDNLNPMWLIFGEGDMFGEYKHSDIESVRNTRRDVAEYAEQLRVLRDQIKVKDRQIERLIGLVGKPKGDRMSLGYSA; this comes from the coding sequence ATGGAGCAGTCAATCAATTGTCGATTCAAAGAGCTTTTACGGGTGTTGAATATGAATAAAATGCAATTCTCAAAGTTAACGGGGGTGTCCTATACAACGGTTGCTAACCTGTTTAATGAAAGGCAATCAAAACCAAGTTTTGACAGTCTTGTAATGATTCTGAAGAGAATTGATAACCTTAACCCTATGTGGTTGATTTTTGGTGAAGGAGATATGTTTGGGGAGTATAAACACTCTGATATTGAGTCTGTTAGAAATACGAGGAGGGACGTGGCAGAATATGCTGAACAATTACGTGTCTTGAGGGATCAAATTAAGGTGAAAGATAGGCAAATTGAGCGTTTAATCGGATTGGTGGGAAAGCCCAAGGGTGACCGGATGAGTCTGGGGTATTCTGCGTAG
- a CDS encoding glycerophosphodiester phosphodiesterase family protein — protein MRNITRLWAFVACVCLMWSCVGKQESTHKGSYLKLKTVKDNHALFGWTYERIPMISAHRGGPAEGYPENSLEAFRRVASQMPVIIECDVALTSDDSLMLMHDNTVNRTTNGMGNINDLTYAQVKDLLLEDDQGAITDYRVPSFSEALRWVKGKAVYTVDVKKGVPWKSVIDAIHAQGAAPYCAVITYNADDAYRVHALDPEMMISVTIRNEEEYKRHRDAGVPDNRMIAFTGLTERPKEFYQMLHDKGIMCIIGAIGNLDKKAVAKGEGVYLDLVNGGADIIATDRPVEAYKAIQIKIDKESPIYRKYFR, from the coding sequence ATGAGGAATATCACCCGACTTTGGGCCTTTGTGGCCTGTGTTTGTTTGATGTGGTCTTGCGTAGGCAAGCAGGAGTCCACCCACAAGGGGAGTTATCTTAAGCTGAAAACCGTCAAGGACAACCATGCGCTGTTTGGCTGGACGTACGAAAGGATTCCGATGATAAGCGCCCACCGTGGAGGCCCTGCGGAAGGTTATCCCGAAAACAGTTTGGAGGCTTTCCGGCGTGTGGCTTCGCAAATGCCGGTGATCATCGAATGCGACGTGGCTCTTACTTCCGACGATTCGCTGATGCTCATGCATGATAATACCGTAAACCGTACCACTAACGGTATGGGAAACATCAACGATCTTACTTACGCCCAAGTGAAGGATTTGCTGTTGGAAGATGATCAAGGAGCGATAACAGATTACCGTGTGCCGAGCTTTTCTGAAGCTCTGCGATGGGTGAAAGGCAAGGCCGTTTATACTGTGGACGTTAAGAAAGGGGTGCCATGGAAGAGCGTAATCGACGCCATTCACGCGCAGGGCGCCGCGCCGTATTGTGCCGTGATTACCTATAATGCCGATGACGCTTACCGTGTGCATGCGCTGGATCCGGAGATGATGATTTCGGTGACCATCCGTAATGAGGAGGAATACAAGCGTCACCGCGACGCGGGAGTTCCCGACAACCGGATGATAGCCTTCACCGGCCTTACCGAACGGCCGAAGGAATTTTACCAAATGCTTCATGACAAAGGTATTATGTGCATAATCGGGGCTATTGGCAACTTAGACAAAAAGGCCGTGGCCAAAGGCGAGGGCGTCTATTTGGATTTGGTAAACGGCGGTGCGGACATTATCGCTACTGACCGCCCTGTGGAGGCGTATAAGGCTATTCAGATCAAGATCGACAAGGAAAGCCCCATTTACAGAAAGTATTTCCGATAG
- the ffh gene encoding signal recognition particle protein, whose translation MFENLSTKLDRAFKTLKGQGSITDVNVASTVKEIRRALIDADVNYKVAKQVTDKIKEEALGQDVLISVSPGQLFIKIVSDELTKLMGGSAEPLSTEGSPAIILISGLQGSGKTTFSGKLASLIKKQGKDVLLTACDIYRPAAIDQLKVLGEQVGVDVYAEPENKNAVEIANNALDYAKKNGKKVVIVDTAGRLAVDEQMMDEIAALKKSLNPTETLFVVDSMTGQDAVNTAKAFNDRLDFNGVVLTKLDGDTRGGAALSIRTVVEKPIKFISYGEKMEALDVFHPDRMAQRILGMGDVVSLVERAQQAFDEEEAMRINKKIRKNQFNFEDFLSQLQQIKKMGNIKDLIGMLPGMGKMVKDLDIDDNAFKPIEAIIKSMTPQERKNPELLDGSRRRRIAQGSGTTIQDVNKLLKQFNDMRKLMKTMNKFQGGRRGMPTMNMFRR comes from the coding sequence ATGTTCGAGAATTTAAGTACTAAATTAGATAGGGCGTTTAAGACGCTCAAAGGGCAAGGGAGCATTACCGATGTCAACGTGGCATCTACCGTAAAGGAGATTCGCCGAGCGTTGATTGACGCCGATGTTAACTACAAGGTAGCCAAACAGGTAACCGACAAGATCAAGGAAGAGGCTTTGGGCCAGGACGTGTTGATCTCCGTATCGCCGGGCCAGTTGTTTATCAAGATCGTAAGCGATGAGCTGACGAAACTGATGGGCGGAAGCGCCGAGCCGTTGAGCACGGAAGGTTCGCCGGCCATTATCCTGATTTCGGGTCTGCAAGGTTCCGGTAAGACCACTTTTTCGGGTAAACTTGCCTCTCTTATCAAAAAACAGGGCAAGGACGTTCTTTTGACCGCCTGTGATATCTACCGCCCCGCGGCTATCGACCAGTTGAAGGTTTTGGGTGAGCAGGTAGGTGTGGACGTGTACGCCGAGCCCGAGAACAAGAACGCTGTAGAGATCGCCAACAATGCCCTCGACTACGCCAAGAAAAACGGCAAGAAGGTAGTGATTGTCGATACCGCCGGCCGTTTGGCTGTGGATGAGCAGATGATGGACGAGATCGCTGCTCTGAAGAAGTCGCTCAACCCAACCGAGACACTTTTTGTAGTGGATTCGATGACTGGTCAGGACGCCGTAAACACGGCCAAGGCCTTCAACGACCGCTTGGACTTCAATGGTGTCGTATTGACCAAACTCGACGGTGATACCCGTGGTGGTGCCGCGCTTTCTATCCGTACGGTCGTTGAGAAGCCGATCAAGTTTATCTCGTACGGCGAGAAGATGGAAGCTCTTGACGTATTCCACCCTGATCGTATGGCCCAGCGTATTTTGGGTATGGGTGACGTTGTTTCTCTCGTGGAGCGTGCCCAGCAAGCGTTCGACGAGGAAGAGGCGATGCGTATCAACAAGAAGATCCGCAAGAACCAATTCAACTTCGAGGATTTCCTTTCGCAGCTTCAGCAGATCAAGAAGATGGGTAACATCAAAGACTTGATCGGTATGTTACCGGGAATGGGCAAAATGGTGAAGGATCTTGATATTGACGATAACGCCTTCAAACCGATTGAGGCGATTATCAAGTCGATGACTCCGCAAGAGCGCAAAAACCCTGAATTGTTGGACGGTAGCCGTCGTCGCCGTATCGCCCAAGGTAGCGGTACCACTATCCAGGACGTGAACAAGCTGTTGAAGCAGTTCAACGATATGCGTAAGCTGATGAAGACCATGAACAAGTTCCAAGGCGGCCGTCGCGGTATGCCGACCATGAACATGTTCAGAAGATAA
- a CDS encoding glycoside hydrolase family 2 TIM barrel-domain containing protein, whose amino-acid sequence MFCTRFIKKIGALKPLALAALAFALGAGQSQAETVSDTLVISPKKGPEFSTAGFFKVDGGGREVHNFNVGWRYAKGDVKGAENVNHNDADWEIVSLPHGLELLPVQASGCKNYQGPAWYRKRFEVPASMKGKKIIVHFEGIMGKSEVWVNGQPVTKHLGGFLPVIADITDVARFGGTNVIAVKADNSDDPNFPPGKPQENLDFSYFGGVYRDAWLISSDKLHITNANRSDKVAGGGVIVHFENFSEKMVTVVAETEVFNESAKSRSMVVESALRDRQGKIVGKARKSLRLAPGKKGTVKQIIKVKTPELWHPDRPYLYDLLSSVKAGRKTVDGIRNRVGIRKIEFRGKDGFYLNGKPFEDKLIGANRHQDFAYIGNALPNSLHWRDVKKLRDVGMRVIRSAHYPQDPAFMDACDELGMFMIVPTPGWQFFNWKNKKVFVNLVYNDIRQMVRRDRNHASILLWEPILNETHYPEDFAQTVHNIVHEEYPFQGAYTSADHHAKGKQYFDVLFAHPIGKESWEAKNYDMPQTVFTREWGDNVDNWSSHNSTSRVARDWGEQAQLVQALHYANPSYGDYFTCFERLYRTPRQHFGGALWHSFDHQRGYHPDPFFGGVMDAFRQPKFSYHMFASQTDPSIKLEQAESGPMVYIAHEMSPVSGADVVVFSNCEEVRLTAFGKVIATKKVKDPKYKMPHPPVVFKDVFHFMDLKKLTRGRKYDKVNIKAEGLIGGKVVTTMVRKPSYRASKIILKPDFNGAALTADGSDIVTVVAYITDQDGTVKRLSEERVKFSVSGEGELIHDESIASNPRRVEWGTAPALIRATTKAGKITIKASIDYAGKHVPMEGELVIESVSPAHNLLYTEEPDRNFYANKSGNAQGNGGSEEVNTLKKKLRQTEYELRQLKLKTVEKQQSDFEGNVKGDAQ is encoded by the coding sequence ATGTTTTGTACGCGATTTATTAAGAAGATCGGCGCCCTAAAGCCATTGGCCTTGGCGGCGCTCGCCTTTGCGTTAGGCGCCGGACAATCGCAGGCAGAAACGGTCAGCGACACGCTGGTCATTTCCCCTAAAAAAGGTCCGGAATTCTCTACCGCAGGCTTTTTTAAAGTGGACGGAGGCGGACGCGAAGTCCACAACTTCAACGTAGGCTGGCGCTACGCCAAAGGCGACGTAAAAGGCGCCGAAAACGTAAACCACAACGACGCCGACTGGGAGATCGTTAGCCTTCCGCACGGTTTGGAACTGTTGCCGGTACAGGCCAGCGGTTGCAAAAACTACCAAGGCCCGGCCTGGTACCGCAAGCGTTTTGAGGTGCCGGCCAGCATGAAGGGCAAAAAGATCATCGTCCATTTTGAAGGCATTATGGGCAAAAGCGAAGTGTGGGTAAACGGCCAGCCCGTTACCAAACACCTCGGCGGTTTTCTGCCCGTAATCGCCGACATCACCGACGTGGCCCGCTTCGGCGGTACCAACGTTATCGCCGTAAAGGCCGACAACAGCGACGACCCGAACTTCCCTCCGGGCAAACCGCAGGAAAACCTCGACTTCTCGTACTTCGGCGGCGTGTACCGCGACGCTTGGCTGATTTCTTCGGACAAGCTCCATATCACCAACGCCAACCGCTCAGACAAAGTGGCCGGCGGTGGCGTGATCGTTCACTTCGAAAACTTCTCGGAGAAAATGGTAACGGTGGTAGCCGAAACGGAAGTATTTAACGAATCGGCCAAAAGCCGGAGCATGGTGGTGGAAAGCGCCTTGCGCGACCGCCAAGGAAAAATCGTGGGCAAAGCCCGCAAGAGCCTCAGACTGGCTCCCGGCAAAAAAGGAACCGTAAAGCAGATTATCAAAGTAAAAACACCGGAACTTTGGCACCCAGACCGCCCTTACCTCTACGATCTTTTGTCTTCTGTTAAGGCAGGAAGAAAAACCGTAGACGGAATCCGTAACCGTGTCGGTATCCGCAAGATCGAATTCCGTGGAAAAGACGGCTTCTACCTCAACGGCAAACCGTTCGAAGACAAACTTATCGGCGCCAACCGCCATCAGGATTTCGCTTATATCGGCAACGCTTTGCCTAACTCGCTCCACTGGCGCGACGTGAAAAAACTGCGCGATGTGGGTATGCGCGTTATCCGTTCGGCCCACTATCCGCAAGACCCCGCCTTTATGGACGCCTGCGACGAGTTGGGTATGTTTATGATCGTGCCTACTCCAGGCTGGCAGTTCTTTAACTGGAAAAACAAGAAAGTATTCGTAAACCTCGTCTACAACGATATCCGCCAGATGGTCCGCCGCGACCGTAACCACGCTTCGATTCTCCTTTGGGAACCGATCCTGAACGAAACGCACTATCCGGAAGACTTCGCGCAGACGGTTCACAATATCGTGCACGAAGAATACCCGTTCCAAGGAGCCTACACTTCCGCAGATCACCACGCCAAAGGCAAGCAGTACTTTGATGTGCTCTTCGCCCACCCTATCGGGAAAGAAAGCTGGGAAGCCAAGAATTACGATATGCCACAAACGGTATTTACCCGCGAGTGGGGCGACAACGTGGATAACTGGTCGTCGCATAACTCCACTAGCCGCGTAGCACGCGACTGGGGCGAGCAAGCCCAATTGGTACAGGCACTACACTACGCCAACCCGAGCTACGGCGATTACTTCACTTGCTTCGAACGCCTTTACCGTACGCCGCGCCAACACTTCGGCGGCGCGTTGTGGCACTCGTTCGACCATCAGCGCGGTTACCACCCGGATCCGTTCTTCGGTGGCGTAATGGACGCTTTCCGCCAGCCTAAATTCTCTTACCACATGTTCGCCAGCCAGACGGACCCGAGCATCAAGCTTGAGCAAGCCGAAAGCGGACCGATGGTGTACATCGCCCACGAAATGTCGCCGGTATCCGGCGCCGACGTAGTGGTGTTCTCAAACTGCGAAGAGGTTCGTTTGACCGCCTTCGGCAAAGTGATCGCCACCAAGAAGGTAAAAGACCCGAAATACAAAATGCCTCATCCGCCAGTGGTTTTCAAAGACGTGTTCCACTTTATGGACCTGAAGAAGCTCACGCGCGGACGCAAGTACGACAAGGTGAACATCAAGGCCGAAGGCCTGATCGGCGGAAAAGTTGTGACTACCATGGTACGCAAGCCTTCTTACCGGGCTTCGAAAATCATACTGAAGCCTGACTTCAACGGAGCGGCGCTTACCGCCGACGGATCGGACATCGTAACCGTAGTGGCTTATATCACCGACCAAGACGGCACCGTGAAGCGCCTCAGCGAAGAGCGCGTCAAATTCAGCGTAAGCGGCGAAGGCGAACTGATTCACGACGAAAGCATCGCCTCGAACCCGCGCCGAGTGGAATGGGGAACGGCTCCGGCCCTGATCCGAGCCACTACCAAAGCCGGCAAGATCACGATCAAGGCCAGCATCGACTACGCCGGTAAGCACGTGCCGATGGAGGGCGAATTGGTAATCGAAAGCGTAAGCCCGGCCCACAACCTGCTGTACACGGAAGAGCCGGACAGAAACTTCTACGCCAACAAAAGCGGAAACGCCCAAGGCAACGGCGGATCGGAAGAGGTGAACACATTGAAAAAGAAACTGCGCCAAACCGAATACGAATTGCGCCAGCTGAAGCTGAAGACTGTAGAGAAACAGCAGTCTGACTTCGAAGGCAACGTAAAAGGCGACGCGCAATGA
- a CDS encoding glycoside hydrolase family 2 TIM barrel-domain containing protein gives MHTHTRIQSLFHPSHFGLMLLAMFVGLLSARADVVDSLRSAPANGPEFSTAGFFEVEGSGREVHNFNVGWRFLKSDARNAQDPAFNDADWDVVSLPHGLELMPILSSGSKNYQGPAWYRKRFKLSDDMKGKKIFVHFEGIMGKCQVWLNGQPLSEHFGGYLPVIVDISEGARFGETNVIAVRADNSDDDSYAPGKPQQYLDFSYFGGIYRDAWLIATNPVHITDPNRSKTVKDGGVLVHFENFSEKSVSVVIETEIFNESDRSVSFTLESSLKEKNGTKAGSTRKGVRVGAGQKTVVRQVIKVKQPKLWHPDAPHLYNLFSSLRKGNKNIDGFRTRVGIRKIEFRGKDGLYLNGKPFEDKLIGGNRHQDFAYLGNAIPNSMHWRDVRKLRSAGMRVVRSAHYPQDPAFMDACDELGMFMIVPTPGWQFFNNKNKRFAERVLNDIRQMVRRDRGHASIFLWEPILNETHYPVEFAKESHQLVHTESPYGNTYTAADHNSRGHEAFDVLFAHPVGRESWELKGYDMPQSVFTREWGDNVDDWSANNSTNRVSIAWGEKPQLVQALHFANPEYHTYFTCFERLYRQPRQHIGGTLWHAFDHQRGCQPDPFFGGILDAFRRKKYSYHLFASQTDPSIKLDNAESGPMVYIANEMTPFSDSDVTVFSNCDEVRLTAFGKVIGTKKVKDPNFKMPHPPVVFKDVYGFMDMKHRQRKGKHSEVFILAEGLIDGKVVTSQKRVPGQRVRKIVLRADYDGSALRADGSDVITVFAYIVDHNGTIKRLNNERVKFTVSGAGELVHDDKIGSNPRRVEWGSAPALIRAGTKPGKILVKATLNIEGPQLPIGGELVLETHPAAQPLLFKEIPTKNSKGNSVAQNSNVIESDQLREAKRKVQELEQQIRQIKLKEVEKQQSDFEGNVKKDAQ, from the coding sequence ATGCATACACACACACGCATACAGTCACTTTTCCACCCGTCACACTTCGGGCTAATGCTCTTGGCCATGTTTGTCGGGTTGCTCAGCGCCCGCGCCGACGTAGTCGACAGCCTGCGGAGCGCGCCCGCCAACGGGCCGGAATTCTCCACCGCCGGGTTTTTCGAAGTCGAAGGCTCCGGCCGGGAAGTCCACAACTTTAACGTGGGATGGCGTTTCCTCAAAAGCGACGCCCGCAACGCGCAAGACCCCGCCTTCAACGATGCCGACTGGGACGTGGTAAGCCTTCCGCACGGTTTGGAACTGATGCCTATCCTGTCCAGCGGTAGCAAAAACTACCAAGGCCCGGCTTGGTACCGCAAGCGTTTCAAGCTTTCGGATGATATGAAAGGCAAAAAAATCTTCGTCCACTTCGAAGGAATAATGGGCAAATGCCAAGTGTGGCTCAACGGCCAGCCGCTTTCGGAACACTTCGGCGGTTATTTGCCCGTAATCGTAGACATCAGCGAGGGCGCACGCTTCGGCGAGACGAACGTGATAGCCGTCCGCGCCGACAACAGCGACGACGACAGCTACGCCCCCGGCAAACCGCAGCAGTACCTTGACTTCAGCTATTTCGGCGGCATCTACCGCGACGCTTGGCTGATCGCCACAAATCCAGTCCATATCACCGACCCTAACCGCTCGAAAACGGTAAAAGACGGCGGCGTGCTGGTTCATTTCGAAAACTTCTCGGAGAAATCGGTGTCGGTAGTGATCGAGACGGAGATTTTCAACGAATCGGATAGAAGCGTGAGCTTTACGCTGGAATCTTCCCTTAAGGAAAAAAACGGAACGAAAGCCGGTTCTACCCGCAAAGGCGTCCGCGTGGGCGCCGGGCAGAAGACGGTTGTGCGCCAAGTGATCAAGGTAAAACAGCCTAAACTCTGGCATCCGGACGCTCCACATCTCTATAATTTGTTCTCAAGCCTGAGAAAAGGAAACAAAAACATCGACGGTTTCCGGACACGGGTGGGCATCCGCAAGATCGAATTCCGTGGCAAAGACGGATTATACCTCAACGGCAAACCGTTCGAAGACAAACTTATCGGCGGTAACCGCCATCAGGATTTCGCCTACTTGGGCAACGCCATCCCGAACTCTATGCACTGGCGCGACGTGCGCAAACTCCGCAGCGCCGGTATGCGCGTGGTCCGCTCGGCGCACTACCCGCAAGACCCCGCGTTTATGGACGCCTGCGACGAGTTGGGCATGTTTATGATCGTGCCTACGCCTGGCTGGCAGTTTTTCAACAACAAAAACAAGCGGTTCGCCGAGCGCGTGCTCAACGATATCCGCCAGATGGTCCGCCGCGACCGTGGCCACGCCAGCATTTTCCTTTGGGAACCTATCCTGAACGAAACGCATTATCCGGTGGAATTCGCCAAAGAATCGCACCAGCTGGTACATACCGAAAGCCCGTACGGCAACACCTACACCGCCGCCGACCACAACTCGCGCGGACACGAAGCCTTTGACGTTCTCTTCGCCCACCCCGTAGGCAGGGAAAGCTGGGAACTCAAGGGCTACGATATGCCGCAGTCGGTATTCACCCGCGAGTGGGGCGACAACGTAGACGACTGGTCGGCCAACAATTCCACCAACAGAGTATCCATCGCCTGGGGCGAAAAACCGCAACTGGTACAGGCACTGCACTTCGCCAATCCGGAATACCATACGTATTTCACTTGTTTCGAAAGGCTTTATCGCCAACCTCGCCAACATATCGGCGGTACGCTTTGGCACGCCTTCGACCACCAGCGCGGTTGCCAGCCGGACCCGTTCTTCGGCGGTATTCTCGACGCTTTCCGTCGCAAAAAGTATTCGTATCACCTGTTCGCCAGCCAGACTGACCCGAGCATTAAGCTCGACAACGCCGAAAGTGGACCGATGGTCTATATCGCCAACGAGATGACTCCTTTCTCCGACAGCGACGTCACCGTATTCTCCAACTGCGACGAAGTTCGCCTTACGGCCTTCGGCAAAGTTATCGGAACGAAAAAAGTGAAGGATCCCAACTTCAAGATGCCTCACCCGCCCGTAGTGTTCAAAGACGTTTACGGCTTTATGGATATGAAACACCGCCAGCGCAAAGGCAAGCACAGCGAGGTGTTCATTTTGGCCGAAGGCCTGATCGACGGCAAAGTGGTCACCAGCCAAAAGCGCGTGCCCGGCCAGCGTGTCCGCAAAATCGTGCTCCGCGCCGACTACGACGGTTCAGCCCTCCGCGCCGACGGCTCTGATGTAATCACCGTCTTCGCCTACATCGTTGACCACAACGGCACCATCAAGCGCCTGAACAACGAACGCGTGAAATTCACGGTAAGCGGTGCCGGCGAACTGGTACACGACGACAAAATTGGCTCAAACCCGCGCAGGGTGGAATGGGGAAGCGCCCCGGCACTGATCCGCGCAGGAACCAAGCCCGGGAAAATATTGGTGAAAGCTACGCTGAATATCGAAGGTCCTCAGTTGCCAATCGGCGGAGAGTTGGTGTTGGAGACACATCCGGCCGCACAGCCATTGCTGTTTAAGGAAATACCGACGAAAAACTCGAAAGGAAATTCTGTAGCCCAAAACAGCAACGTAATCGAAAGCGACCAGCTCCGCGAAGCCAAGCGCAAAGTGCAGGAGCTTGAACAGCAAATCCGCCAGATCAAGCTTAAAGAAGTCGAAAAACAACAGTCCGACTTCGAAGGCAACGTGAAAAAGGACGCTCAATAA
- a CDS encoding alpha-galactosidase — MNFKNLTLSILALFITTLSFGKKAKEQTIALHTRTSTMVYHVNKWGKVYFKYLGSKLQRPEEATLVSDEAKEAYPAFGDGSSHEVALLATHADGSLATDLYYDSHKLTQNDKGTLMALRLKDQLKPFFVTVYVQAFEKENTFTQWTEIRHKEKNPVKLESFASAYLSFRADSYHLMHFNGGWAMEMQLTEEQLKRGTKLIETKRGVRATEYENPSFVLSFNDKAHEDYGDVMMGALAWSGNYRLAFQVDDQYRCNLNLGVSPFASDYFLEKGKTFTTPKMVYTYSTNGKGEASRNLHRWARNHALRGGQDERPVVLNSWEGAYFSFNEEKLQKMMDGAADMGIEMFVLDDGWFGNKYPRNGANAGLGDWQTNRKKLPNGLESLIDYAEGKGLKFGLWVEPEMVNPKSVLAETHPEWIIQREGRKRMLVRGQLLLDLSNPDVQDFVFNAVDSILTAHPRIAYIKWDANRHIQNFGSEHLPADRQSHLWIDYVNGLYDVYAKLEKSHPEVIFQLCASGGGRVDYGALRYHHEFWASDNTDALTRLNIQWGYSHFFPAMAMGAHVSVSPNHQTKRSVPLKFRFDVAMSGRLGMELQPIDLNDKEKAFAKKAIAIYKSLRPLVQHGDLYRIQSPYGESGYTSHGFVSPDKKDAVFFTYCTKFHRRSERGHLRLKGLDPNKLYRLTEINKTGAKWTPLIEDGYTVSGETLMKKGIRMRFKRPMESMVFRLESVENPGL; from the coding sequence ATGAATTTTAAGAATCTAACGCTAAGCATTCTAGCGCTTTTTATCACTACACTGTCCTTTGGCAAAAAAGCCAAGGAACAAACCATCGCGCTCCATACCCGAACCAGCACGATGGTTTACCACGTCAACAAGTGGGGCAAAGTATACTTCAAATACCTCGGCTCAAAACTTCAGCGCCCTGAAGAAGCCACTCTTGTATCCGACGAAGCCAAAGAGGCCTACCCCGCTTTCGGCGACGGATCCTCGCACGAAGTGGCCTTGCTTGCCACCCACGCCGACGGCTCATTGGCTACGGATTTGTATTACGACAGCCACAAACTGACACAAAACGACAAAGGAACGCTGATGGCCCTGCGCCTCAAAGACCAGCTGAAACCTTTTTTCGTGACCGTCTACGTTCAGGCTTTCGAAAAAGAAAATACATTTACGCAGTGGACCGAGATCCGGCACAAGGAAAAAAATCCCGTCAAACTTGAGTCTTTCGCTTCGGCTTACCTCTCGTTCCGCGCCGACAGCTACCACCTGATGCACTTCAACGGCGGCTGGGCCATGGAAATGCAACTCACGGAAGAACAGCTGAAGCGCGGCACCAAACTGATCGAGACCAAACGTGGCGTACGCGCCACGGAATACGAAAATCCGTCTTTCGTTCTCTCTTTCAACGACAAGGCCCACGAAGATTACGGCGACGTAATGATGGGCGCCTTGGCTTGGAGCGGCAACTACCGTTTGGCTTTTCAGGTGGACGACCAATACCGCTGTAACCTGAACCTCGGCGTCAGCCCATTCGCCTCTGATTATTTTTTGGAGAAAGGAAAAACTTTCACCACTCCAAAGATGGTCTACACCTATTCGACCAACGGCAAAGGCGAAGCCAGCCGAAACCTGCACCGTTGGGCCCGCAACCACGCATTGCGCGGCGGACAAGACGAACGCCCCGTAGTGCTCAACAGCTGGGAAGGCGCGTATTTCTCGTTCAATGAGGAAAAATTGCAGAAAATGATGGACGGCGCCGCCGATATGGGCATAGAGATGTTCGTGCTCGACGACGGCTGGTTCGGCAACAAATATCCGCGCAACGGCGCCAACGCCGGCTTGGGCGATTGGCAAACCAACCGCAAAAAATTACCGAACGGACTGGAATCGCTGATCGATTACGCCGAGGGCAAAGGCTTGAAATTCGGACTGTGGGTAGAGCCCGAAATGGTAAACCCGAAAAGTGTTTTGGCAGAAACGCATCCGGAATGGATTATCCAGCGCGAAGGACGCAAACGCATGCTTGTACGGGGCCAACTTTTGCTGGACCTAAGCAATCCCGACGTGCAGGATTTCGTCTTCAACGCCGTGGACAGCATCCTCACGGCCCATCCGCGCATCGCCTATATCAAGTGGGACGCCAACCGCCATATACAGAATTTCGGCTCGGAACACCTGCCCGCCGACCGTCAGTCGCACCTTTGGATCGACTACGTAAACGGCCTTTACGACGTATACGCCAAGCTTGAAAAATCGCACCCTGAAGTAATCTTCCAGCTTTGCGCCTCGGGCGGTGGCCGAGTGGATTACGGCGCCTTGCGCTACCACCACGAGTTTTGGGCCAGCGACAACACCGACGCCCTTACCCGCCTTAATATCCAGTGGGGTTACAGCCACTTTTTCCCGGCAATGGCCATGGGCGCCCACGTATCCGTATCGCCAAACCACCAGACAAAACGCTCCGTCCCGCTCAAATTCCGCTTTGACGTAGCCATGAGCGGACGCTTGGGCATGGAGCTTCAGCCCATCGACCTGAACGACAAGGAAAAAGCCTTCGCCAAAAAAGCGATCGCCATATACAAAAGCCTCCGCCCGCTGGTACAGCACGGAGATTTGTACCGCATACAGTCGCCATACGGCGAATCGGGTTACACCAGCCACGGCTTCGTCAGCCCGGATAAAAAAGACGCCGTGTTCTTCACTTACTGCACAAAGTTCCACCGCCGTAGCGAACGCGGCCATCTCCGCCTCAAAGGCCTCGACCCGAACAAGCTCTACCGCCTGACCGAAATAAACAAAACCGGCGCAAAGTGGACTCCGCTAATCGAAGACGGTTACACAGTATCTGGCGAAACGCTGATGAAAAAAGGAATCCGGATGCGCTTCAAAAGGCCGATGGAAAGCATGGTCTTCCGCCTGGAATCCGTGGAAAATCCAGGACTTTGA